The Geobacillus genomosp. 3 genome segment ATATAAAAAAGGCTGTTGTTAAGAACAACAGCCTGAACGGTGCAGGACGTTACATTGCCGGGAATACGTCCGGGCATTGCGGCGGGAATTTGTTCGTCGGACAGAGCACGGCTTCAGCCAGTTCTTCCCGCGGCTGGCAGAAACGGGCTTCGACTTCGATTTTGACATCGGCTTCCATTTGGACTTCGAGGCACAAGGTGATGGAAACGTCGAGCTGGGCAAAGTTGTCCGTGCAAACTAGGCTCGTGTCGCATTCGAAGAAAGAAATATGGCAATTGAGCTGCGTGCCTTCTGGAGCGCATAAGATGAATGTTTGCGCCGTGGCAAACGGAATTGGCGACGACTGGCAAATGACCATGCCGGTCGGGCTGACGATTTGCACGACGACGTGTCCTTTGACGAGCGCCTTGACTTTTTGCAGCGTTACGGTTTCACCAGAAGGAAGGGTGACGTTTACAGGCTGCCGGCCGTTTGGTTGCGTAATTTCCTGGCAAATCAACGCGTTTTGGTCCACGACTGGGTCGATCGGGTTTCCTTCAGCATCAGTCAAGAAGCAGCGGATCGTAAACGCTTGTGGGTCCATAGCTTGCCCTGACAAAAATTCACAAATTGTTCCTTCCCGCTGGCAATTGGCCTGTGGAAAAATCATTTCCAAATCGTCGCCGCTGAAGCTTCGTAACGGTACATCAATTTGACGCGTTACCCAGTCGTAAACTTTGCGGGTTCGGATGCATACTTTTTCTTTATCGCGACGGTGATAATGGCCCATTTTCTTCGTTCCTCCTATCGTTCATTTATTCCCCAACGCCTGATGGTTTGGGACTACTGTATACTATGAACGACATGGGTAAATGTGTTGGGACAGATGCGGATTTTTTGCCGACACGCGCATGCCAGAGACGAAACAAAGGGGGAGATGACGAATGAAAGAGAAACAAGGGACGATCAATACGGAGAAAAGAGGAGTAGATGAACAACGGTTGATTGAACACATTGCCGAGCTAGAGCGCCGGTTGAAAGAGGTGGAAGCGGAAAATATTGTCTTGCGGGAATTAGCGTATCAAAGCGAACAGCGCTACGAACAAATCAAACAGCTGATGAAACAAAACGACGAACTTCGCCGTCAGCTGCAACAACGACCGCAACCGGAAGAAACGGGCGATGCCTACAAGGAAGAACGGCCGGACAGTTGGTTTTTCCATACACTAAGGCAAGAAAACGCTATTGCGCCCCGCCCGGAGCGAAGCAAAGAAAAATGAGAGGCACCCTTGGCCTACATGACCATACAATAGCAGTAGCCATACATTTTTTATACAGGGGGATGAAGCCATGATGAAACCAACGCCGCCGAAACCGACGACATGGGTGCTTTCCTCAACAACTCAGCCCGTGCGGCGTCCGAGAGGATGCGGTTGCGGCCGACCGCCGATTGTAAAGAAATAGCAAGAGGCCGTGAGAGGCGCCTATACTCCGTTCCCTTTCCTTGCATAGTCTAACAGTGCAACTAGGCGAAAGGAAGGGGGGCTAGGC includes the following:
- a CDS encoding spore coat protein, encoding MKEKQGTINTEKRGVDEQRLIEHIAELERRLKEVEAENIVLRELAYQSEQRYEQIKQLMKQNDELRRQLQQRPQPEETGDAYKEERPDSWFFHTLRQENAIAPRPERSKEK